A single window of Leptospiraceae bacterium DNA harbors:
- the rplT gene encoding 50S ribosomal protein L20, with the protein MARVKNGTIHKNRRVKVLKAAKGFRAGRSKLYRTAKSAVMKAGQWAYRDRRAKKRDFRSLWITRINAAARENGVSYSKFMASLKKLGIEMNRKTLADIAYNDKEVFAAIVEKTKLAA; encoded by the coding sequence ATGGCTAGAGTAAAAAACGGAACAATCCACAAAAACAGAAGAGTTAAAGTATTAAAAGCTGCGAAAGGATTTCGCGCTGGAAGATCTAAGCTATATAGAACTGCAAAAAGTGCAGTAATGAAAGCAGGCCAGTGGGCTTACAGAGATAGAAGAGCGAAGAAGAGAGATTTCAGATCTCTTTGGATTACAAGAATTAATGCTGCTGCTCGTGAAAATGGTGTATCTTACTCTAAGTTTATGGCATCTCTAAAAAAACTCGGAATTGAAATGAATCGCAAGACATTAGCCGATATTGCATACAATGACAAAGAAGTTTTCGCTGCAATCGTAGAAAAAACTAAACTTGCTGCTTAA
- a CDS encoding cell division protein ZapA — MAQPITRTEVTIFGSSYSISGETDPEYVQRLAKFIDSKMRELSGSLPGASAQKLAILAALNIADEFFQYKELNNEDDLSRLYEMKTKKMISMLDEGLIGDIY; from the coding sequence ATGGCCCAGCCAATTACACGTACCGAAGTTACCATATTCGGATCGTCCTATTCTATTTCCGGAGAGACTGATCCGGAGTATGTACAACGCTTAGCAAAATTCATAGACAGTAAAATGCGCGAGTTGTCCGGATCTTTGCCAGGAGCAAGCGCACAGAAACTAGCAATTCTTGCAGCGCTTAATATTGCAGACGAGTTTTTTCAATACAAAGAACTAAATAACGAAGATGATCTTTCTCGTCTGTATGAAATGAAAACTAAAAAAATGATTTCGATGCTCGATGAGGGACTAATCGGAGATATCTACTAA
- the mnmC gene encoding bifunctional tRNA (5-methylaminomethyl-2-thiouridine)(34)-methyltransferase MnmD/FAD-dependent 5-carboxymethylaminomethyl-2-thiouridine(34) oxidoreductase MnmC, translated as MESAFSWYDSNTLYSNQFNDIYWSAQGGLKEKEYVFFDGNNLSNRFNQKKSFCIFEFGFGAGLNFFLTRKKNQNQPTTGRIQYFAVEKYPIPFQLMESVMKKEKEIQDLSEDFLPFYKNISSGYNQLSFEGENFDLILIIGDIADVIQSFHAKIDAWFLDGFSPSKNPEMWTKEIFSFMKKNSKKGASLSTYTTAGFVREGLTEAGFQIEKVTGFGNKKHMLKGIIPIIQQTISFRPWFRIPRFTSESKEVVIIGAGLAGTSLAFALSQKGFKITIIEREIQISSGASGNPEGMFAPLLSGETSDLSEWNSAAYKEFAQFLSIHKSQLHGVFRQIGVFQTANSDEEMIRLTKAIENLSIDSSEAILADKGYPFKGIFFPKAGSASPFQLSQTYLKLAGGSVKLILSTSLLNIQREGTHWKLTFSNGEVLESDTVIFANSFDAKDFVEGLDKIKKVRGQILYYPSQKFPEKLDSVLLHEDGYIVPNVNGIHIIGSTFDPFDSSLDLNIEDNIHMLQKLKTLFPKINPEDGRSMLGRVGFRAMSSDHLPMVGPIPDRTEFENDYSDLWKANMFKDYPNGKYLPGLYVSCAHGSKGILSSYLAANVIASMLANEPTPIDSKLIDKINPSRFTIQSFVTTPKKSFSSK; from the coding sequence ATCGAATCTGCATTTTCTTGGTACGATTCCAACACGCTTTATTCCAATCAATTTAACGACATCTACTGGTCAGCCCAAGGCGGACTAAAAGAAAAGGAATATGTATTCTTTGATGGCAACAATCTAAGCAATCGCTTCAATCAGAAAAAATCCTTTTGTATCTTCGAGTTTGGCTTTGGTGCTGGATTGAACTTCTTTCTTACTAGAAAGAAAAATCAAAACCAACCAACTACCGGACGCATTCAATACTTTGCCGTTGAGAAATATCCAATTCCATTTCAATTAATGGAATCAGTTATGAAAAAAGAAAAAGAGATTCAGGATTTATCCGAAGACTTCTTACCTTTTTATAAAAATATTTCGAGCGGTTACAATCAATTATCCTTTGAAGGAGAAAACTTTGATTTAATCCTAATCATTGGTGATATTGCTGATGTTATTCAATCGTTTCATGCTAAAATAGATGCTTGGTTTTTGGATGGTTTTTCTCCATCTAAGAATCCAGAAATGTGGACAAAAGAAATATTTTCTTTTATGAAAAAGAATTCGAAGAAAGGAGCTAGCCTTTCTACATATACAACAGCGGGATTTGTTCGAGAAGGACTGACTGAAGCAGGTTTTCAAATAGAAAAAGTAACAGGTTTTGGAAATAAGAAGCATATGCTAAAGGGGATAATTCCAATTATTCAACAAACCATATCTTTTAGACCCTGGTTTCGAATTCCAAGATTTACTTCGGAGAGCAAAGAAGTAGTCATAATCGGAGCAGGACTTGCGGGAACTTCTCTTGCCTTCGCATTATCTCAGAAAGGATTTAAGATTACAATCATAGAAAGGGAAATTCAAATTTCATCAGGAGCTTCTGGTAATCCAGAAGGAATGTTTGCACCTCTTTTATCAGGGGAAACGTCTGACTTAAGTGAGTGGAATTCAGCGGCATACAAAGAGTTTGCTCAATTTCTTTCCATACACAAGTCTCAATTGCACGGAGTATTTCGGCAAATTGGAGTTTTTCAAACAGCGAATTCGGACGAGGAAATGATTCGTTTAACAAAAGCTATTGAGAATTTAAGTATAGATTCCAGCGAAGCGATCCTTGCGGACAAAGGTTATCCTTTTAAAGGAATATTCTTTCCAAAAGCAGGCTCAGCAAGTCCATTTCAATTGTCTCAAACTTATTTAAAACTCGCAGGAGGAAGCGTAAAACTGATATTATCCACTTCTCTTCTAAATATACAAAGGGAGGGAACTCATTGGAAACTAACGTTTTCCAATGGAGAAGTGTTAGAGTCAGATACAGTAATCTTTGCTAATTCTTTTGATGCGAAGGATTTTGTAGAGGGGTTGGATAAAATAAAAAAGGTGAGAGGGCAAATTCTTTATTATCCGTCGCAGAAATTTCCTGAAAAGCTTGATTCAGTTCTATTGCATGAAGATGGCTATATAGTTCCAAATGTCAATGGTATACATATTATAGGCTCTACTTTTGATCCCTTTGATTCCTCTCTTGATTTGAATATTGAAGATAATATTCATATGCTCCAAAAACTAAAGACACTCTTTCCAAAAATAAATCCTGAAGATGGCAGAAGTATGCTGGGAAGAGTTGGTTTTCGTGCTATGAGTTCTGATCATCTGCCAATGGTTGGACCTATTCCTGATAGGACTGAATTTGAAAATGATTATTCGGATTTATGGAAAGCGAACATGTTTAAAGATTATCCGAATGGAAAGTATTTGCCTGGACTTTATGTGTCGTGTGCGCATGGTTCTAAAGGAATACTCAGCTCTTATCTTGCAGCTAACGTCATTGCATCTATGCTCGCGAACGAGCCTACGCCGATTGATTCGAAGCTAATAGATAAAATCAATCCTTCTAGATTTACAATTCAATCTTTTGTCACCACTCCTAAAAAATCCTTTTCATCTAAATAA
- a CDS encoding transglycosylase SLT domain-containing protein, translating into MQNKKNFLLVILFIVSCLDNRTTKLIEKSKYYYPNEEKFQELVQQVSSKERIDWMFAKAIIIKESHYADHLVSLSGAVGLMQLMPRTGSYISPTFTNYMTARKQKRDKKGQRIYREKTAEEWGRIYQAELQNIYSMNKSNPEELYKLDRRFDPEWNIKEGIRQLAAEYHFFVKRKHSEYESMILASAAYNAGRFAVMKLESNPKYDSIPINRETEKYIGSMLRVWEALKKGEGFIPENKSWVLWL; encoded by the coding sequence ATGCAGAATAAAAAAAATTTTCTTTTAGTAATCCTCTTTATCGTTAGTTGTCTTGACAATCGAACTACTAAGTTAATCGAAAAATCTAAATACTATTATCCGAACGAGGAAAAATTTCAAGAACTAGTTCAACAAGTTTCAAGTAAAGAAAGAATCGATTGGATGTTTGCAAAGGCAATCATCATCAAAGAATCTCACTATGCAGATCATCTTGTTTCTCTTTCGGGAGCCGTGGGGCTAATGCAGCTTATGCCCAGAACCGGTTCATACATCAGTCCTACATTTACAAATTATATGACCGCAAGAAAGCAGAAAAGAGACAAGAAAGGGCAGAGAATTTACAGAGAGAAAACCGCCGAAGAATGGGGACGGATTTATCAAGCTGAGTTACAAAATATCTATTCCATGAACAAATCAAATCCAGAAGAATTATATAAGTTGGATAGAAGATTTGATCCCGAATGGAATATAAAAGAAGGTATACGACAATTAGCCGCAGAGTATCATTTTTTTGTTAAAAGAAAACATTCTGAGTATGAGAGTATGATTCTAGCGAGTGCTGCTTATAACGCAGGTCGGTTTGCTGTTATGAAATTAGAATCAAACCCTAAATATGATTCGATTCCTATTAATCGCGAAACAGAAAAATACATTGGGTCAATGCTGCGAGTATGGGAGGCATTAAAAAAAGGAGAGGGCTTTATTCCCGAAAACAAGTCATGGGTGCTATGGCTTTAA
- a CDS encoding SpoIIE family protein phosphatase — protein sequence MKSIFIAIVTFLITASMCSQSLEMDNRNQIYDLTGQWKFIPLDNSDYSQPEIDDSQWKKISIPGLWRQQKLADTKTGWYRKQLFIRDTWLERNISILTPSFIDAHEFYFNGIKIGSEGQIDSSGNCVVNNSRNSIHHIPISLIRINEKNTIAIRVCNFAGFAGSTGSMYIGEKQFIKRKFYTTTIWNISIGLVFLFVSIYHLILFIGTKKELGYFYFSIACFFAATQTLGYYRFTYWIYDSYWFHFYFFNSGFGIMPMFLALFVFSFFEYRTPTWIRILNGFVSIFFLVFLLSGFSLSIFRFYSGFGQPLMILTGIPFGISLIYTILRAMKEKKDGSKVIAIGLMILFAAFCIGILIYFNFINVINLLPESFLIFILCITIALSAKFYAINDQLLLMQRNHSSELERKIKERTLDLEEAKKTAEIETGIAWIAQRESQAEKEKTERLLKEVQKDMLTAQKIQQNILPHNLDRIKKLKISTLYKPVTSVGGDFYDIEEIKPGLVRAFIADATGHGVQAALITMAIKSEYESVKDLLNSPARILKFLNDNFSNKYKSLHIYFTAFIIDIDTIYDKITYSSAGHIPQILINENNVQTLTHRGNIIGMIPDVEYDEEEREFSSGRLFLFTDGIEEEFNEDQEQFGEERVIQILEQEKDKPLESSIETLYNSMNKFIDTARVRDDITVIGIEYRG from the coding sequence ATGAAATCTATTTTTATTGCAATAGTAACCTTTCTAATCACTGCTAGCATGTGTTCACAGAGTCTAGAAATGGACAACCGAAACCAAATCTATGATTTAACGGGGCAGTGGAAATTTATTCCTTTGGATAATTCCGATTATTCACAGCCAGAGATAGATGATTCCCAGTGGAAAAAGATTTCTATTCCGGGACTTTGGCGTCAACAGAAACTTGCAGATACAAAAACAGGATGGTATAGGAAACAGCTTTTTATTAGAGATACATGGTTAGAAAGAAATATTTCTATTCTAACTCCTTCTTTCATCGACGCACATGAATTTTATTTTAATGGAATCAAAATAGGTAGCGAAGGTCAAATTGATTCTAGCGGCAACTGCGTAGTAAACAATAGCAGAAATAGTATTCATCATATTCCTATATCTCTAATTAGAATAAACGAGAAGAATACAATTGCGATTCGGGTTTGCAATTTTGCTGGATTTGCTGGTTCAACTGGTAGCATGTATATTGGAGAGAAACAATTTATAAAACGAAAATTCTATACGACTACAATTTGGAATATTTCTATTGGATTAGTTTTTCTTTTTGTGTCTATCTACCATTTAATTTTATTTATTGGAACCAAAAAAGAGTTAGGTTATTTTTATTTCTCGATTGCTTGTTTTTTTGCTGCAACGCAAACACTCGGCTATTATCGATTTACCTATTGGATTTACGATTCTTATTGGTTTCATTTTTATTTTTTCAACTCAGGGTTTGGAATCATGCCAATGTTCCTAGCTTTATTTGTCTTTTCTTTTTTTGAATATAGAACCCCAACTTGGATTCGAATTCTGAATGGTTTTGTTTCTATTTTCTTTTTAGTATTTCTACTATCTGGATTTTCTCTTTCTATTTTTAGATTCTATTCTGGATTCGGACAACCACTTATGATTTTAACAGGAATTCCATTTGGAATTTCTCTCATCTATACAATACTGCGAGCGATGAAAGAAAAAAAAGATGGCTCAAAAGTGATTGCTATCGGCTTAATGATATTGTTCGCAGCTTTTTGTATAGGTATTTTGATTTATTTTAATTTTATCAATGTAATAAACCTTCTCCCTGAATCATTTCTAATTTTCATTTTATGCATAACGATTGCACTTTCAGCAAAGTTTTATGCTATCAACGATCAACTCCTCCTTATGCAGAGAAATCACTCTTCTGAATTAGAAAGAAAAATTAAAGAGCGGACTCTTGATTTAGAAGAAGCAAAGAAGACGGCAGAGATTGAAACTGGTATTGCATGGATTGCACAAAGAGAATCGCAGGCAGAGAAAGAGAAAACGGAAAGACTTTTGAAAGAAGTTCAAAAGGATATGTTGACCGCACAAAAAATTCAACAAAATATTCTCCCGCATAATTTAGATCGAATCAAGAAATTGAAAATTTCAACTCTTTATAAACCAGTCACTAGTGTCGGTGGAGATTTTTATGACATAGAGGAAATAAAGCCAGGACTCGTTCGTGCCTTTATTGCTGATGCAACAGGTCATGGTGTGCAAGCAGCACTGATTACAATGGCAATCAAAAGCGAATATGAGAGCGTCAAAGACCTATTAAACTCTCCCGCTCGAATTTTAAAATTTCTGAATGATAACTTTTCGAATAAATATAAATCACTTCATATTTATTTCACTGCTTTTATTATTGATATAGATACAATCTATGACAAAATAACTTACTCTTCAGCGGGGCATATTCCTCAAATTCTAATCAATGAAAATAATGTCCAAACACTTACCCATAGAGGAAATATTATTGGAATGATCCCAGATGTGGAATACGATGAAGAAGAAAGAGAATTTAGTTCGGGGAGATTATTTCTATTTACTGATGGAATCGAAGAGGAGTTCAACGAAGACCAAGAACAATTTGGAGAGGAAAGGGTTATTCAAATTCTAGAACAAGAAAAAGATAAGCCACTTGAAAGTTCTATAGAGACTCTTTACAATTCAATGAACAAATTCATAGATACGGCAAGAGTCAGGGATGATATAACGGTTATTGGAATTGAATACAGAGGCTAG
- a CDS encoding DUF4395 domain-containing protein, with translation MIKIGNFPEVINENAARIVAFFVLVLSLSAIYTNSLILVAILLYGFTARVLYGPKFEPFARFALHVVIPLFKIENTPTPGIPKRFAQLIGFLFSLTAFILLYLGYNFEFTITLSILSFFASLESFLGFCAGCYVFGYLMKWGVVPNDVCERCSNISYHI, from the coding sequence ATGATAAAAATTGGAAATTTCCCGGAAGTAATAAATGAAAATGCTGCTCGTATTGTAGCCTTCTTTGTATTAGTCTTAAGCCTCTCTGCTATTTACACAAACTCTTTGATACTAGTTGCTATCTTACTTTATGGGTTTACTGCAAGGGTTTTATACGGTCCAAAATTTGAACCTTTCGCAAGATTTGCCTTGCATGTAGTGATTCCTTTATTTAAAATCGAAAATACTCCAACACCAGGAATTCCAAAACGATTTGCTCAGTTGATTGGTTTTTTATTTAGCCTAACAGCCTTTATCCTCTTATATCTAGGCTACAACTTTGAGTTTACAATTACTCTATCAATACTTTCCTTCTTTGCCTCCTTAGAATCCTTTCTTGGATTTTGTGCAGGGTGTTATGTTTTTGGATATCTCATGAAATGGGGCGTAGTCCCAAACGATGTGTGCGAGAGGTGTAGCAATATTAGCTACCACATCTAG
- a CDS encoding ABC transporter ATP-binding protein, whose translation MEVKPFKENNYIKLLEKFTEILGIHFDSIHALSELEIFRRKQAESKERDSFEELFFLGKKFGIHFAKRQISAKDALSKVSHSSPVAVQTIEYGWVILISSFGPFLHILEVSNSNTKWIFKKTITQIIANENNSNLPEWIFLDHNFFLAGNQHPSHQNYMQTIFQFIQIEKKDIWAIAIYSVAIGLLSLTIPVGVQSLVTILNFGTLFQPVLVLTLLVIIALCFVGIMNVLQSYIAEVIQQRLFVRLAAKVTNLIPRAKHSELQKYYGSEIPNYFLDIAIIQKSASVLITDGLGIFLQTIIGLLVLVVYHPIFIIFDILVIVVVIGIIFYLIGKVGVETSIKESKSKHKLASWLEEMNLHKTVFRSEKAHIFANLRTENLAREYVQSRRKHFKALIRQMIGFVTLQAFGSGLLLGIGGWLVIGGKITLGQLVASEIIVAKILDNLSKFSKYLESYYDLCASVDKINHLLDFSEEISGSESVLFPKEVPISVSIQKLATKSGEVSFSGLNIEARKGEIVVIKDDAMRSSPALLDLLFGLSPTTHGAVEVNNFHLQDISIAEWRNHVSLLRDLEIFSGSIADNVKLAKMDSDSSDIRDILEKVGLMNRIQKFPNGIHSEIYRNGYPLIKEELALLTFARCFLSKPGLVLIDDLLNYLSKESLSIILPLIQEYKKYSTFVIASFSPDVLKIADRVYTLKDGKTVEKVKEKE comes from the coding sequence ATGGAAGTCAAACCATTCAAAGAAAATAACTATATAAAACTATTAGAAAAATTCACAGAGATATTAGGAATTCATTTTGATTCAATTCATGCTCTATCCGAGCTAGAAATTTTTCGCAGAAAACAAGCCGAATCTAAAGAGCGAGATTCTTTTGAAGAATTATTTTTTTTAGGTAAAAAATTTGGAATTCACTTTGCCAAAAGGCAAATCTCAGCTAAGGATGCTTTAAGTAAAGTTTCTCACTCTTCGCCAGTAGCAGTTCAAACTATTGAATATGGATGGGTCATTCTTATTTCTTCCTTTGGACCATTTCTTCATATTTTGGAAGTCTCTAATTCCAACACAAAATGGATATTTAAAAAAACAATTACCCAAATCATAGCCAATGAGAATAATAGTAATTTGCCCGAGTGGATTTTTTTAGATCATAATTTTTTTCTAGCAGGAAATCAGCATCCCAGCCATCAAAATTACATGCAAACAATCTTTCAGTTTATTCAAATTGAAAAAAAAGATATTTGGGCAATTGCAATTTACTCTGTTGCGATAGGACTTCTTTCTCTTACAATACCAGTTGGCGTTCAATCACTTGTCACAATACTAAATTTTGGAACTTTATTTCAACCGGTCTTGGTGCTAACACTTTTAGTCATCATCGCTCTTTGCTTTGTGGGGATAATGAATGTTTTGCAAAGCTATATAGCTGAGGTAATTCAGCAAAGACTTTTTGTAAGGCTAGCGGCTAAAGTCACAAATCTTATTCCTCGTGCAAAGCATTCCGAGTTACAAAAATACTATGGCTCAGAAATTCCCAATTACTTTTTAGATATTGCCATTATTCAAAAAAGTGCAAGTGTGCTGATTACAGATGGTCTTGGAATTTTTCTACAGACTATCATTGGGCTACTTGTCTTAGTTGTCTATCATCCGATTTTTATTATTTTTGATATACTCGTTATCGTAGTTGTGATAGGAATTATTTTCTATTTAATCGGAAAAGTTGGAGTGGAGACGAGTATTAAAGAATCTAAGAGCAAACACAAATTAGCCTCTTGGTTAGAAGAAATGAATCTTCACAAAACAGTTTTTAGATCAGAGAAGGCTCATATATTTGCAAACCTACGAACCGAAAACCTAGCCCGTGAATATGTTCAGTCTAGAAGAAAGCACTTTAAAGCCTTGATCCGACAAATGATTGGATTTGTTACACTGCAGGCATTTGGAAGCGGACTTTTACTGGGTATAGGTGGATGGCTGGTAATTGGTGGAAAAATTACTCTCGGTCAATTGGTTGCCTCTGAAATCATTGTAGCAAAAATCCTAGATAATCTAAGTAAATTTTCTAAGTATTTGGAAAGCTACTATGACTTATGCGCTTCTGTGGATAAGATCAATCATCTGCTTGATTTTTCTGAAGAAATAAGCGGATCTGAATCAGTGTTATTTCCCAAAGAAGTTCCAATTTCAGTTAGCATTCAAAAACTAGCAACAAAGTCTGGGGAAGTGAGTTTTTCAGGATTAAATATTGAAGCAAGAAAGGGAGAAATCGTAGTTATTAAAGATGACGCAATGAGGAGTTCACCAGCACTTTTAGATTTACTTTTTGGTTTAAGTCCAACAACACATGGGGCGGTCGAAGTAAATAACTTTCATCTCCAAGATATTTCGATTGCTGAGTGGAGAAATCATGTATCACTATTACGCGACTTAGAAATATTTAGTGGCTCTATAGCGGATAATGTCAAATTGGCGAAAATGGATTCGGATTCTTCTGACATTAGAGATATACTTGAGAAAGTGGGACTTATGAATCGAATTCAAAAATTTCCGAATGGAATTCACTCTGAGATTTACCGAAATGGTTATCCTTTAATCAAAGAAGAATTAGCACTTCTTACTTTTGCCCGATGTTTTCTTTCTAAACCTGGATTAGTATTGATTGATGACCTTCTGAATTATTTGAGTAAGGAATCACTCTCCATAATTTTACCACTCATACAGGAATATAAAAAATACTCTACATTTGTCATTGCATCATTCTCGCCTGACGTATTGAAGATTGCGGATAGAGTCTATACTCTAAAAGATGGCAAGACAGTCGAAAAAGTAAAGGAAAAAGAATGA